The Amphiura filiformis chromosome 1, Afil_fr2py, whole genome shotgun sequence nucleotide sequence CACACGTTTGATTTAGCAAATTTAAGAAAGCAGTTTGATATTTTTTCATGCAGCCTCTTATAGCGAGTACACGCTGCTGCATTAACATGGATTCTACTTACCGAGTAGTAGTATTAGAGAGATAATCTGTAAAAACATAGTTTGTAGGGCAAATAAGCGCCTTGCGTGATAGCTAGGGACCTATAATTCCCTTTCAAGACGATTTCATAGTTATTAACTTAATGTGGTTTGTTATAATCAGGTTTATGATTGTGTGACCTTTAAAAAATTGTAATTCATTATTAGTGATTTATTGAAAAGAGAATGTCTTATTCATGTTTTATTTAAGAAAAACTGCTGTAATGTGTGTAAGAAGTTGTGCCAGAATCTTCTTTGGCAGCACAACATCTTCATGCTATAAgaaaatatgtggtgtgatcaagcaaaatcagtctgaagttgggtatattcaattttcaattttttgtataAAGCGTTTGCGAAGGTACGTTTTGCAGAAAGCTCTATTGAAATTGCAACTACTTCCAAGTGAAATCTTACTTTGCTCGGTTGTAAGAGATGAACTCGTTTTAAAATGGTGGATGGGGAGGGgaaagggagggagggaggaatgGAGGGAGGGTGGGATAACAGTCAGGAATCATCTGTTTGCACAATTTGACTTTTCTTGTTGCGTGTGATATAATAAGGTTATTGGTCTAACTAGGTCAACAATTGAGTACATTAGCACCTGCATGGCTGACTAACGTACATCTCAGTAGTAACATTTTCACTCATTGACACGGTATAACCATCAACAACATAACCTCCTCATGGCTCTTTGTAAttgtatttcttttataatatgtcatacaaaatataaattacGAAATGGAAAATACTAGAAGCAGTGTTCCACGTTTATATGATACATTTATTGTAACATAATTAAATCTCGCAGTACGAAGATTTGACCCAGTCTTGAATACCCACAAGCAAAGACACATAGTCATTACATGAGAATAACCCATCATTATGTTGCACTAAATTATGATGTTTTCCATGCTCATGAAGTAATTTCCTATTGAACATCCCATGTTAGAGTAATTACACCTGTTTTTGACATATTCGACATAAAATTTCGATTTGTTGCGTGATTTGCTTGAGAGAAGCTTAATTACATTTCACATTGAATTGACTTACACAGGTAATGAGGCAGAAACGCCTGAATGTGAGGAATTATTTCAATATCAAaatcaaagaaaaacaaataaataatatttgaaagAATCCCAACGGTAACAATTTATCTCATCATTCTCGAGCAGACGTAGAGTAGCATGCGTATTTGTGCAAAATTAGCTCAAACAAAAAAGTGTTAATGGATTGGTAGTGATTCTTGATCTCTATTTATCATTTACAGCAGACTTCCAGAATGAATACTGTAATATGTTCGGTAATGTCAATTTCCCGTGTTTTTATCCTTTATTAAcacaaaaattattattaaaacgtgtaaaaaataattaatctttaAATATTAGATCTGCAAAGGCCGCATAAACCAAAAGCGTTATATATAGGAACTGATATACAACAAACGATATCCAGCGTTAGTCTCAACACGTAGATGGTGTTACGAACCTTCATAAAACGCGAGATATGCTCTGCCATATATCACACATTATACGTGTCACTCATAagagatatgtgacgtgtcatgtcaaaaggagacacttttgggcaggttatcgatTTTGAggtttacatatcttaaataaagagatattttgctccacaatgctgttttcccaatgaaatcggacattcctaagcgaagatattgagtttgtaagttatggtattataaaattggtctccttttgacatgacacgtcgcaTATTGTCTTAAATTCATCATTCGTGATACTGTGAAATTTTGTGGCTGGCAGCCAGACTTTATTTTCACCTTTATCATAACTTTTTCAAGTCTTCTTTCAGTTCTTTCAGTACTCTATTCCTGGGGGAGATATGACAAGGTGTTATTTTGAAGGAGCAGTAACAACCACCGTGACTGTATATAACTATGTCGTGTGGTGCAATATCCTCTAGTCATGCTAGTAAAGTTAATGTAATATTTTACGATGTTCAGTGATATGTCTTCACTGATACTATTAAAGAATCAATGGCTTAATTTTGGGTATACGTGGCCAACAGCATTGTTTAATTGCATGACATGTTATTGGATGTAAAATTTACTGTTAGAATATACATTATATAGAGGAATTTACATCATCACGCGGTAGAAAATAAATTagtactaaataaataaatttggtcAACATATGACTGTCATTCTTGCCCCTTGACatctaaaattaaaataatgatgtatattcatagttagcggtaaacgtaaatagaaaataaaattaaacttcTACGGTGCTGAAATTTGGTAGACTCATCACCAACTCAATCTGCGTCTTCAGCTGATGTTCTTGCGCAGAAGATTTGTTCGGATTATATTATTGGATTTTATTTAGTTTCTTTATGTCTCGCATGTCCTGACTGTATAATCTTCCTGTTTACAATGAAATGATCAGGTAGTTTAAAGAGTGTAGACCATGTTCATAGTTTCATTATAAAAGATCTGAAAGATAAGGAAATCAGAGCGTCTGTAAAGCAGAAACTAACAGACATGCTGAAAAAAGACAGACAAAAGTCTACTCAATGGAATCATGAAGATGTGGATATATAATAATGCAATCCTACCCAAAATGACATGAGAGTTTACCATCTACAACTTCCCAATTGCATACATCGAGGGCTTGGAAGATACTTGCACCAAATACTTGAAACGATGGGCATGAATAAGCAGATGTACCACCAATAGTGCTCTATACAGAAGCAGAAAGAAGTATGGGCTTCACCTTAAAAGACTCATCACTTCTGTAAAATGCATGCAAGTCACCAAGCACCATCTCAACAAGTATTCTATAGAACACAGACGACTCTCTACAAAGACTGcctacaaagaaaagaaaagcaatCAAGGTGGAATGGAGTCAGAGAACTTGAACAAAGAGAGCGACATCTGATACTGAATGAGATGTGCAGAGGCCAAACAGACAGAGCATGCCTTGGTTTCAAAAAGAACCAGAAACTGTTAAGAGACAAGAAACCCCAAGAACACAGGAAATGCATCACTAGTCTGGTAAAAGACGTAGATGAAGATGACATGCTTGTGTACCTCTATGGCTGCGCCAAACAAGGACAATGGCTCAGATGGGACTCTGCCATGCAAGTAGATACATCTTGGAAGAAGCTCCTTTATGTATGGACACCAGAGCTCCTATCTTTCCATGTCAATGCCATCCACGACCAACTTCCATCACCAGCTAATTTGAGACTCTGGGGAAAGACCAACCTCGGATCCTGCCATTTATGTCATCATAATAACTGCACTCTATTCCATATCTTAAATGGATGTAACTATTCTCTGCAGAGTGGTAGATACAACTGGAGACATGATCAGACACTGAAAGCTATAGCAAATGGCATAATGCCCTTCTTTGAAGAGGCAAATCAGAAGTCGTACACACCTCCAGTAGATACCAACTATATGACTACTATCAAATTCCGCACTGCAGATGGTGTAACCTACCGGAATCCAGCGCTGCCTCTTCCAAAAAGAGAACCAACAACCCTCTTACAGAAGGCCAATGACTGGGAATTTCTGATGGATGAGGAACAAAAGCAAGTAGTATGTCCTCCCATAATCACAGAGACTGCAAAACGTCCTGATATTACAATCTATTCTGAAAGGACCAAAACAGTTATCATCATTGAGCTTACAGTCCCAAtggaagaaaacctgtcaaatgccaatgcaagaaagaaaagcaaataccaagatcttgtagccgactgcgaaaatagggaatggtgtacgcactactccccaattgaaattggaagcagaGGTATTAACAACACATCGCTGACAAAATGCATCGCTGCTCTCGGAGTACTAAGTGGAAAGAGACGTTACATCATGGATGTGGCTTCTAAAACCGCACTCAGAACCAGCTATGTGATATGGATATGCCGTCAAAGCAaagcattccgacagatagacctgattaaaagctggaaaccgtctccatgtgaagataaagaagacgaacAACATAAGACAGTCAGACCTAAATATACCAAGTGAGTAGTGACACTTATAaatattcctcaacgacacttttcatagctatacactagtcctgcctgctgccttacatcaccccgggtggaccgttgcaacggtgtggcaaTTTGGCggtgtaacaagctgattttgttcgTTTGATAGTTAaactgcaacaaggtgatttttccacttttgtcatcttccaagagagaactacaaaggagtgctcatcttaagaagggtgaaattagactccgaagatgaccgcgctggtgatctacaaatgaactacccctccaactgatagtaagactgggttcctgtgaccagtcattgtccgtaatgacattgcacatcccagttTCAGTCGTGCAAGCTCTGTtcagctgactctagctcaagggtctgctgggtaatataggggcattgacttagcacgctggtttacgccactcataccagctgttcctagcctgaaagtaggatggagtgaccaatctctgatgatggtttaattaaatctatctctgagggtAGCGTGACGGTTGTGCGCACTTAAAAGCGGTTTAACCCAccagtctggtcctaagtccagagacctcagagaatcaattgatgcctacccaagacaaggagatatgcagttcaagaaatacttcccattTCACAAAAATCGATTTTTACAGAAGATTCTACCTGAGAAGAAGGAAACATTAGATCATATCTAGTATTATTTTGGCGTACGAAAATCACCTGTAAGCACCAAGTATCAATATCGTCCCCTACCTCATTTTGGTCACATTTTGGTCTTCACTGACGGGGTTATATCATGCAAAACTCGTCTCGTGGAGAAACaacaaaaaatagtttgcaatgcGCGGGATAGTTCTATTGGATTCAATGGACGTTGAACTTCTTTACCATGCTATCAAAGTAATGAAACATCATGATTATGGCCAACACTTCTTTAATTGTttatacacggttgtttgatgtgatcatttattaatatttttacaaaacGTTATTATAATGCTCAAttttagacctgaataataccaaaaggTATTACACTAATAAATTGTATGTACACATGCATTTTGTAGCAATTCtgaacatagattttcgtttctatatcaaatttttcacctttttctgcttttttgtagtAAATATagttctataaactgtatattcatgtgcaaattgagggcgctatttacatatatcttaaatctaaattagccaaataatatgagttgtaccttacatttcattataaaatattttttgaaaattcctttgtcatttgttagtctgtttgctgaggttctaataccattttacaagtgtctaccccttgtaaagatgcaaacaagattttagataaatagcgccatcattgttcaacttttctttaaaatgactcagttttacatgccatcaaacaaccgtgtatagaaagcaagcaatttgagaccattatAGTATAGTATTTTTCAGTTTTGACCCTTGTGGGGTCCCAAATGTGACGTTAGATCTTTCTGCTGAACTTTCTTCTTCAAACGGTACGTCACAGAAAGGTAAATGTATATATACTACTTTTTTTCTGGATCCTTATAACAAGAATAATTTTGGTGAGTGATGTTTTTAACAACAATTATTtgagcaatatttaattttgactTCTGTATGAACTTTGACAGTCTGTATCTCGAATTGCCCGATGCAGAAAGAGGACCAGTTTATCTTTCAAATAGGAGCTAACTTCATCAAAGACAAAACTTTAAGACATCAAAACAATGAAAATACTATTTTAACCTGTATTGCTACTTATATGCCATTTAAGGATTTCATCAGCTCGAGCTTCAGTCAAATATATTGTTGGGTTTTATTTGATTTCTTGATGTCTCGCATTGCTTGACTGTATAATCGTCATGTTTACAATGAATTGATCAGGTAGATTCAAGAGTGTAGACCATGTTCACAGGGTTATTATAAATGTATACATGTGTTAGGCGTCAGTTCTATAGGTGTGTTTCTTACGTGGCAATATTATtcagagatgtatcgttcgagtccggactcggactcgagtccgactcgagtccacttttgttggactcggacttggctcagaCTCGGACacgaaaagactcggctcggctcggactcggacacaaaaggactcggactcgaagccgagtccggtccgagtccagtccaattaaatccatgtaaaatgtgaaatgataaatctaaaaatgtcaaaatagatctcaaatttgttgactttatttatttgaacattttccaaattaattgggggctgtcaaatatgtgatctgtcatatatcctacatatccagcaaattatttagatttatctgtcaatagcagaatcataattattattgttatcattaatttagtaatgaaataattgataattaattaaatgcataatttgaatatttggactataaaaaatatctaagagatttttcatggaactttccaatccattaaaatttaagagagaaacatgcacatgcactggaccctacatctcagctgccactcagtaaattggtaggtcgctacggtgtctgtagtttgtgtgtgctcactactcacAGCACATTGGAGTGGCCACACAAATGTGCTgtgagtagtgagcacacacaaactacagacaccgtagcgatgatgcagagatgccaacattaacatccagaaaatagagaggattcaaacaaaaaatagggagacTTTCAAAAATACATGCAACCAAGTTCaagggcacaaaatttgccagaaatagggaggttgccaaatttgggtgtcaaaatggataaaaatgtttacaataatagggagcctccctctaaaatgtatttgaatCATTGCAATTCATCTTTATGCTTCACACAGCCTACATTTCTAatacccccacatgactgctgtctgatacaggtggtctgatacatgtagtttttaccttcaggagttacaTGTAGCTGCTCATGGGTATGGGTCTTTGAAGTATTGTGTGTACCATGTGTACGGTTGGTCGGTTGGTTGACCTgggttgagtctttgaaatgtcaactgtgtggggtggggtgggtgtgtatagtgagagcggtgtgtggtgtggtgtagtgagtgacctttgaccaatgaccttctctttctgcaattttatcatcaaaatgccttaaaattatgcggaaactttgaaattgtctttttttcagcaaatttgtattgtaaattttcaaattagaaacaaaatataaaatgttgctccattatttggaataatgacccattttttcaaattttatacaaaatgacccccttctttcaaaattttatacccaattaccctagctttttcattttgttatacccaatgacccatttttgtacaaattcctactaagcaatgccagtaggcaaatacatgtcacattcaagttgaatgacccccccctccGCCACCTCCGgacatggactctgaccgagtccggactcgagccgacCTCGAGTCCGGACTTGGGTCttattttgttggactcggacttggctcggactcggcaccccggacttggactcgagtccggactcggacacaaaaggactcggacttggctcggactcggatacaaatggactcggctcggctcggactcggacaagctggactcgggtacaagtctgataTTATTACGTCCTTATTAAAATGTCTCTTCATATTTGCTAATTAGAATGGTCTCCATATAGGAACTCTACCTTTTGCAGTTCGTGTTAATGACCTCTGGTTTACTCAGAATGAAAATAATAGTACTCAAATAATCCGATTTGTAAACACCGATTCAGTTTTCAAAGCAACTTTAGGGAGATTACAGAAATATAGCTTGCATCATATACTAAAATTCAAATCGTCTCTGATACCCTAACCAAGTAGTGATAAAATCGACCTCGTATAAATCGATGGAAACATTTGATACGAGATATATCGTGTTTGCATATCTCCACAGAATAATTCAAAAAATAAACTATACGTAGAGATGATGCACGAAGAACAATCGGCTATCCTTGTGAGAgatcaatttgaatttcaaattttgtgaAGAATTATACTACACTCAACAACAAGATAACTATCGCAGGTTTACTTTGATTGGCAGGGCAATAAACATTTACAGATTGTCTGCTATCTTTCTGTTTGCTTTTCCATTGATGTTGTCTATACTTAGGATCACATTTTCTGATTGGCATTAATATTATAAGATTCATTCATACCAAATTGTACCCTTTAGTGATCAGTGAGAAATTTTTGGCATGTTTGTTCGTATTAGCAATCGCCACAATAAAGATGACTTCGATAGGTTtgtcattcaacacaatgaaTCAGTTGGTGAGATCTGTGTCAGCTTAGAGGgttaaaatgcaaattaaagaatAATACAAAGCTGTCGTCTGTTGTACACATTTACAGTAAATGCTTCGCGAAATGCTTAgtgtgtaatacaatgtataagcAGCTGTTAAGTTCTATATTTACAAGGAATAACTTAAGTCCACCCACATGATCCAGGGCTACTAAAATGATTGCGTACGATCTAATTTTTGTTTGTAGAGGTTAATTGAGTAACTACATTTTAAAGCAGAAATCCATTTGCGAATgcattaatattataaaatacgTAAGCAACTATGAAATGCATTTCGGACATTGATAGAATACCTTGATGTGATCAAATGAGACTGAGGTTATACAAAATGCGGTCAGACTATAACGAAAAACATGATATCCAAGTCACGTGGTAACGTAATCGCGCTATTCTGTGGTAAtagtgtccgaggcagtaaaaaaaaccgtttaaataatgggttatttgggtgtaaaggatactgcattgttctttatatctttatgACAATTTCGATTTAAAACATATTAATCAGTGTTTGTACAGTAATTCTTTTATAATTATTCTTTTAATTCATGCACAAGGAATTGTATAttatagtatttttttaaacaagattAGGTCATTTTAGAACAAGGGGATATGTGCTAGATTAAATATAAAACTGACTAAACATGAGAATAATTGATAAGAGTGTTTGCATTCACTACCATCCTCTATTGTATGATAGAGGATAGACAGGTGTAATATTTTGATTAGTGCATGGTGGTGTACTCTAATTAACATTGTAAAATCTTGAAAAGGGTTATTTTGGCAAACTTTAGAAACTCAGTTTTCATAACAGAGTATCGTCAAACATTTAGAAAAATGTTGTAACCTTAGATTTTTTTACTGCTGGTATAAACACCTTTGTACTTTTTGGATACTTTCATCATGTGTCCGTTTTTTCTTCACTTATAAAGAACAGGAaatgtattttttaaacatttttaacgtATGGTTTTCTTATCCGAACCAACGTACAAACTCTTATCCTTATCCGATGATAGTAGTATCTTTAGTCAATAAACGTGGGATATTAATGTTTCCGTTTTCTGGAGTATAGCATAAAACGACAATATGTTGTTTATTTCATATGGTCAATACGATAACATTCTGGCATGATTCTGATTTGTATGATCCATGGATTCGCTGACATAGTGCACACTATACATGGCCCACTATTTGGGCGTAGAATTCTTTAACGACCTTACCCCCATCGCAAGAATTGAGCTCGTTCCGATGTTTGCTTCTTTCCAATATATAAAGATTATCCCGAAGAAATATGTAATTAATGTCAACCAAGACATGGTATCGGTTTCTTACTTTGTTAGCCATGAGCAACAAGGTCAGTGAATATTGTAGGAAATTACCCCCCAATTTTGCCTCCAGATATCAGTGATAATTACAACATTTCGATTGAACTTGGGCACGTATAGACTAGTGTTTGCTTACATCCATTTGTGCATGAAGTTTTGATAAGGTAGATACAATGTACCTCGCgattttaagcttactgagcCAACTTTATGCAGTTTTTTTCTCTCAATCTGaagataacaacaacaaaatgttttataacgtTATTTGTAAAGCCATGCTTTACTTgtatttcaacaaaataaaaccACAACAATTATTCGTTTTTCAttcatatttcaaatatttttattcaaatcactcAAAGAGCAGCTGAATTGTTGAATTACATggtgatttatataaaaaaaattaataatacacacattaaaaaaaatatgtatatgAAAATAGCAGGTATTTTGAAAATACAGAAACGTGGTTGTAGGCAAATGAATTGCAAATTACGTATGCAATttaataatgttaaaaaatagTATTAAAATATCAAAGGAAATAATAATATACACAGGGCCCGTGACCCCAAGAGCTATCTATCACCATACATACAAGCGTATATTCAAACTCACACACAAGATCATCCGCAAATATGCCTACACACCTACAGCAATCTTCGCACACAAATTAAAACATCAGAATAACAACATAATAACACTAATGACAGGAAAGGGAATCgatctgtaaataaataaataaataaataaataaataaataaataaataaataaataaataaataaataaataaataaataaataaataaataaataaataaataaataaataaataaataaacagcgaacACTAAGCCTGATTCAGGAGATCAGCCATCTATGGGACTGGGCTTGCGTtgaatcttttgattttgtactTGTAGCCCTTGACTTTGGCAGGCTTTCTGAAATCCACTGAGAATCTACACTCAGAGACAGTGAACTGGATGCATGATCTTTCAGGAGCATGGCCATCTTATGGCACCCGGCCTGGTTCAGTCGTCTGGATTTTCCTAATCTTGTTGGTATTAAGATCAGCCTTTTCGTTTTCGTTAGCGTTTTCTGTCATTGGTTAATTAGGTTTTTGACACGGTCTCGACTATGATTGCAAGAGTTTCGGCTATGGTATAAATAAATGTAACCAAAACAATAATCTGTCTGCAACTATACCGAGAAAAACTAAATTTTGGCGTTACTTTTGTTCTTCTTCCAACGATTGACTTGAATgtaatattatgaaatatttttaaattactTTTGCATTAGTTAACGTTAATTACTCTCTGTTATGTTCATCATAAAGATTTAAGCAGTTGATCTTTCATCAAAAATGAACCGCATAACTGGATAAGTCTATGTGGATTCATGTTAGACCAAGATTAATTTCACAAAAATCTGAGAAGAAGAAAAAATTCTATCTAGCATTTTTAGCGTACGAAAAACAGCTGTCAGCATCAAGTATCAATATCTTCCCCTACCTCTATTCCACCCTCTACTGCTACGTAACCTCACACCACACTTTATTGTTTTTCACTTGACATATAAGGTGCAGTCACCTTGCgcgaaacaaaaataaagatgaACAAACTGCAATGGCAACGCACAGCCGCCATAAACggtttttgttttcaagttcTCTTCTTGCAATATAATCAACTACCTAAGATAGGATGGCAGCATGGGTATGATTGAATAATATCTCTGCCATGTCTACAGGTTCATATAGAAGGAAATTTACCCTGCTAGGCCCGGATTCATTACACGTTGGTTCGACATTTTGGCAGCCAAGTTGTTGCTGTTCCCAGCACCCCACGGGCCTGTAAGTTCACCTTACCAATAAAACGTCTCGAATTACACAAGCACATTACTCATTTGCTGTAGAAAAGTACAGACTACGTACTTATGAAGTTTGGACAAGGAACAGGTTGTGCAAAGATGCCTAAAGAAATATCGTAATGAATTTGCGTTATCCTAGAAGAACTTTAGGGGTATGTTCAAGAACAGATGTTTTAGTTGTTAAGAAATTGTTTTTACCCTCGCGGAAGAATGAATTTCGAGTCGAAGTGAGAATTTACCCAGACATCTGTTAACGTCAGCAATTCATTTGACTTTATTTAACTAAATTGTATAAATTGGTTTTTATTATGACACACAATAATTTAGTTGAAGTGCATCCAAACAGTGTGCATGCAGGGGATACAAGTAAAGGGTTCAGaacttcatatatttatttaacgACGATCGAATTCAATATCAACTTGCAAAAGGTGATCAATTGAGTACAAACCTGCTTAGAATAATGCAGTAAAGACCTATTTTAAAGTAACATGTTAAACTTAGAGTCttatacaatataatacacaGTCGCCTACgcata carries:
- the LOC140160415 gene encoding uncharacterized protein, with protein sequence MHASHQAPSQQVFYRTQTTLYKDCLQRKEKQSRWNGVRELEQRERHLILNEMCRGQTDRACLGFKKNQKLLRDKKPQEHRKCITSLVKDVDEDDMLVYLYGCAKQGQWLRWDSAMQVDTSWKKLLYVWTPELLSFHVNAIHDQLPSPANLRLWGKTNLGSCHLCHHNNCTLFHILNGCNYSLQSGRYNWRHDQTLKAIANGIMPFFEEANQKSYTPPVDTNYMTTIKFRTADGVTYRNPALPLPKREPTTLLQKANDWEFLMDEEQKQVKNFCNVC